The proteins below come from a single Agrobacterium vitis genomic window:
- a CDS encoding ABC transporter ATP-binding protein: MASLVLKDIRKAYGQVKVLHGIDLDIAKGEFVVFVGPSGCGKSTLLRMIAGLEDITSGEMRIDDQIVNDVPPSKRGIAMVFQSYALYPHMTVYDNMAFGMRIAGENKQEIERRVRAAAAILQLEPYLDRLPKALSGGQRQRVAIGRAICRDPKVFLFDEPLSNLDAALRVATRIEIARLHEQMSDTTMIYVTHDQVEAMTLADRIVVLSAGRIEQVGAPLELYERPANLFVAQFIGSPAMNILPATIVEAGSETRIALKDRSTLSVPIAVPTEDAGKAASFGVRPEDLTIAAEGPALFEGTVSLVEALGEVTMLYVDGPVEGQPVVVKLPGIAKVARGERLRFAAEGEKLHLFDAQGQSYKR; the protein is encoded by the coding sequence ATGGCAAGCTTGGTCCTGAAAGACATTCGCAAGGCCTATGGACAGGTCAAGGTGCTGCACGGCATCGACCTAGACATCGCCAAGGGCGAGTTCGTGGTGTTTGTCGGTCCGTCCGGCTGCGGCAAATCCACGCTTTTGCGGATGATTGCCGGACTGGAAGATATTACCAGCGGCGAGATGCGCATTGACGACCAGATCGTCAATGACGTGCCGCCCTCCAAGCGCGGCATTGCCATGGTCTTCCAGTCCTATGCGCTCTACCCGCATATGACCGTCTATGACAACATGGCTTTCGGCATGCGGATCGCCGGTGAAAACAAACAGGAAATCGAACGGCGGGTGCGCGCCGCCGCCGCTATCCTGCAATTGGAGCCCTATCTCGACCGACTGCCCAAGGCACTGTCGGGCGGCCAGCGCCAGCGTGTGGCCATTGGCCGGGCGATCTGCCGCGATCCGAAAGTCTTTCTGTTCGACGAACCGCTCTCCAATCTCGATGCAGCCCTTCGCGTCGCCACCCGGATTGAAATCGCCCGTCTGCACGAACAGATGTCCGATACCACGATGATCTATGTCACCCATGATCAGGTCGAGGCGATGACGCTGGCCGACCGGATTGTCGTGTTGTCGGCGGGCCGGATCGAACAGGTCGGCGCGCCGCTGGAGCTTTACGAGCGCCCCGCCAATCTGTTCGTTGCCCAGTTCATCGGTTCGCCCGCCATGAACATCCTGCCGGCCACTATCGTCGAGGCCGGGTCTGAAACGCGCATCGCGCTCAAGGATCGCTCAACCCTGTCGGTGCCGATTGCTGTGCCTACAGAAGATGCAGGCAAGGCGGCCAGTTTCGGGGTAAGGCCGGAGGATTTGACCATTGCCGCCGAAGGTCCGGCGCTGTTTGAAGGCACCGTCTCCCTGGTCGAGGCCTTGGGCGAGGTGACAATGCTCTATGTCGACGGCCCGGTCGAGGGGCAGCCGGTGGTGGTGAAACTGCCGGGCATTGCCAAGGTTGCCAGGGGCGAACGGCTGCGCTTTGCCGCAGAGGGTGAAAAGCTACATCTTTTTGATGCGCAGGGGCAAAGCTACAAGCGTTGA
- a CDS encoding alpha-glucosidase, translated as MTAASDSVAMPDKDWWRGAVIYQIYPRSFQDSNGDGIGDLKGITARLPHVAGLGADAIWISPFFTSPMKDFGYDVSNYVDVDPMFGTLNDFDALIAEAHRLGIKVMIDLVISHTSDQHAWFVESRSSRINARSDWYVWSDPKPDGTPPNNWLSIFGGSAWQWDPSRMQYYLHNFLTSQPDLNMHNPHVQEAVLDAVRFWLKRGVDGFRLDTINFYFHDLGLRDNPALDPERRNAATAPAVNPYNFQEHIYDKNQAENLEFLKRFRSVLDEFPAIAAVGEVGDSQYGLEIAGQYTSGGDKMQMCYAFEFLAPDPVTPALVANTQKAFQDAAPEGWACWAFSNHDVVRHVSRWGANVADRAAFAKQMAALLMTQRGSVCIYQGEELGLTEADISFEDLQDPYGIQFWPEFKGRDGCRTPMVWDTLAKQSGFSAADKTWLPIPVEHSLNAVHVQEGHDDSVLEHYRRFLHFRRTQPALIKGEIAFHTVTETDLVYSRSLDGETVLCGFNMSAEPAELSLPDGNWQALEGHGFAGSVAGGKISLPAWGAWFGRG; from the coding sequence ATGACTGCTGCTTCCGATAGTGTCGCAATGCCGGACAAGGACTGGTGGCGCGGCGCGGTCATCTATCAGATTTATCCCCGCTCTTTCCAGGATTCCAACGGCGATGGTATTGGCGACCTGAAAGGCATCACCGCCCGCCTGCCGCATGTGGCAGGCCTCGGTGCCGATGCGATTTGGATCTCACCGTTCTTCACCTCGCCGATGAAGGACTTTGGTTATGACGTGTCCAATTACGTCGATGTCGATCCAATGTTCGGCACGCTCAACGATTTCGACGCACTGATTGCCGAAGCCCATCGCCTCGGCATCAAGGTGATGATCGACCTGGTGATCTCCCACACCTCCGACCAGCATGCATGGTTTGTCGAAAGCCGTTCCAGCCGCATCAATGCCAGGTCCGACTGGTATGTCTGGTCCGATCCGAAGCCCGATGGCACACCGCCGAACAATTGGCTGTCGATTTTCGGTGGGTCCGCCTGGCAATGGGACCCGAGCCGGATGCAATATTACCTGCACAACTTCCTGACCTCGCAGCCCGATCTCAACATGCATAATCCGCATGTGCAGGAGGCGGTGCTGGATGCCGTGCGGTTCTGGTTGAAGCGTGGCGTTGACGGGTTCCGCCTGGACACCATCAATTTTTACTTTCATGACTTGGGTCTGCGCGACAATCCGGCGCTCGACCCTGAACGGCGCAATGCGGCGACGGCACCGGCGGTCAATCCCTATAATTTCCAAGAGCATATCTACGACAAGAACCAGGCGGAGAACCTGGAATTCCTCAAGCGCTTTCGCTCCGTGCTGGATGAGTTTCCAGCGATTGCCGCCGTTGGCGAAGTCGGGGACAGCCAATACGGGCTGGAAATCGCCGGGCAGTATACGTCCGGCGGCGACAAGATGCAGATGTGCTATGCCTTCGAATTCCTCGCGCCTGACCCTGTGACGCCGGCGCTGGTGGCCAATACCCAGAAGGCCTTCCAGGATGCCGCCCCTGAGGGCTGGGCTTGCTGGGCGTTTTCCAACCATGATGTTGTGCGCCATGTCAGCCGCTGGGGCGCCAACGTTGCCGACCGTGCTGCTTTCGCCAAGCAGATGGCCGCACTGCTGATGACCCAGCGTGGTTCGGTCTGCATCTATCAGGGCGAGGAATTGGGGTTGACCGAAGCCGATATCTCCTTCGAGGATCTGCAGGACCCTTACGGCATCCAGTTCTGGCCGGAATTCAAGGGGCGCGACGGTTGCCGCACGCCGATGGTCTGGGATACGCTGGCCAAGCAGTCCGGTTTCAGCGCCGCCGACAAGACCTGGTTGCCGATCCCGGTCGAGCACAGCCTCAACGCTGTTCATGTCCAGGAGGGGCATGATGACAGCGTGCTGGAACACTATCGGCGTTTCCTGCATTTCCGCAGAACGCAGCCAGCGCTGATCAAGGGCGAGATCGCCTTCCATACGGTGACGGAGACTGACCTCGTCTATTCCCGCAGCCTTGATGGAGAGACGGTATTGTGTGGCTTCAACATGTCCGCCGAACCGGCTGAACTGTCTTTGCCGGATGGAAATTGGCAGGCTCTGGAGGGCCATGGTTTTGCCGGGAGTGTCGCAGGTGGCAAGATCAGCCTTCCGGCCTGGGGCGCCTGGTTCGGTCGCGGTTAA